In a genomic window of Aggregatimonas sangjinii:
- the atpD gene encoding F0F1 ATP synthase subunit beta, which produces MSKVTGKVSQIIGPVVDVEFGSGADLPRIYDSLEITRVDGTILVLEVQSHVGENTVRTISMDSTDGLSRGTDVIATGAAIQMPIGDDVYGRLFNVIGDAIDGLGDLPKAGKDGLPIHREAPKFEDLTTSTEVLFTGIKVIDLIEPYAKGGKIGLFGGAGVGKTVLIQELINNIAKGHGGLSVFAGVGERTREGNDLLREMLESGIIKYGEDFLHSMEDGGWDLSKVDKKAMKDSKATFVFGQMNEPPGARARVALSGLTIAEYFRDGAGEGQGKDVLFFVDNIFRFTQAGSEVSALLGRMPSAVGYQPTLATEMGAMQERITSTKRGSITSVQAVYVPADDLTDPAPATTFAHLDATTVLSRKIAELGIYPAVDPLDSTSRILTPDVLGKEHYDCAQRVKELLQRYKELQDIIAILGMEELSEEDKMAVGRARRVQRFLSQPFHVAEQFTGIPGVLVDIKETIKGFNMIMDGELDHFPESAFNLKGTIEEAIEAGEKMLAEA; this is translated from the coding sequence ATGTCAAAAGTTACAGGTAAAGTTTCTCAGATTATCGGGCCGGTAGTCGATGTTGAATTTGGTTCAGGTGCAGACCTTCCGAGAATCTATGATTCTTTAGAGATAACCCGAGTAGATGGTACCATCTTAGTGCTTGAGGTACAATCGCATGTTGGTGAAAACACGGTGCGAACTATTTCTATGGATTCTACCGACGGTTTAAGCAGGGGAACAGATGTAATTGCGACCGGTGCGGCGATTCAAATGCCTATCGGCGATGATGTGTATGGAAGACTTTTTAATGTAATCGGTGATGCTATCGACGGTTTAGGGGATTTGCCCAAAGCTGGAAAAGACGGGCTTCCGATTCACAGGGAAGCACCGAAATTCGAGGATCTTACTACGTCTACCGAAGTATTGTTCACAGGTATCAAAGTGATCGATTTGATTGAGCCTTATGCAAAAGGTGGTAAAATCGGTTTATTCGGTGGCGCCGGTGTTGGTAAAACCGTATTGATTCAGGAATTGATCAACAACATCGCAAAAGGCCATGGTGGTCTATCTGTTTTCGCAGGAGTAGGGGAGCGAACCCGTGAAGGAAATGATTTGCTTCGCGAGATGTTGGAGTCCGGTATTATCAAGTATGGAGAAGATTTCCTTCATTCCATGGAAGATGGCGGATGGGACCTTTCCAAGGTCGATAAAAAGGCCATGAAAGATTCTAAGGCGACCTTCGTTTTCGGACAAATGAACGAGCCTCCCGGAGCACGTGCCCGTGTGGCGCTCTCTGGTCTTACCATAGCGGAATATTTCCGTGATGGGGCCGGCGAAGGACAAGGTAAGGATGTACTTTTCTTCGTAGACAATATTTTCCGTTTTACCCAAGCAGGTTCTGAGGTATCGGCACTTTTAGGCCGTATGCCTTCTGCGGTAGGGTACCAACCTACATTGGCGACCGAGATGGGTGCCATGCAAGAACGTATTACATCGACCAAAAGAGGTTCTATTACATCGGTACAAGCGGTGTACGTGCCCGCGGATGACCTTACGGATCCGGCACCGGCAACGACCTTTGCGCACTTGGATGCCACAACGGTATTGTCGCGAAAGATTGCGGAGCTTGGTATTTATCCAGCGGTAGATCCCTTGGATTCCACCTCAAGAATTCTTACTCCGGACGTTTTAGGAAAAGAGCATTACGATTGTGCACAACGCGTGAAGGAGTTGTTGCAACGCTATAAGGAACTTCAGGATATTATCGCCATCCTTGGGATGGAGGAGCTTTCCGAAGAGGATAAAATGGCCGTAGGTCGTGCGAGACGTGTACAACGTTTTCTTTCACAGCCTTTTCACGTGGCGGAGCAGTTTACTGGTATCCCAGGAGTCTTGGTAGATATCAAGGAGACCATCAAAGGATTCAATATGATCATGGATGGCGAATTGGATCACTTCCCGGAATCCGCTTTCAACCTTAAAGGTACTATCGAAGAAGCCATTGAAGCTGGTGAAAAAATGTTGGCTGAGGCGTAA
- a CDS encoding FoF1 ATP synthase subunit delta/epsilon, producing MYLEIVSPEATLFAGEVTSVTVPGVNGEFQMLKDHAPIVSLLQAGNVQVDGDVKIHEDYADKFTKADGKTILAITSGTIEMKDNKVIVLAD from the coding sequence ATGTATTTAGAAATCGTATCACCAGAAGCGACTTTGTTCGCAGGCGAGGTTACTTCGGTAACAGTCCCGGGAGTCAACGGTGAATTTCAGATGTTAAAAGATCACGCCCCGATCGTTTCCTTACTTCAGGCAGGGAATGTGCAGGTAGACGGTGATGTTAAAATTCATGAAGATTATGCCGATAAGTTTACCAAAGCGGATGGCAAGACCATTCTGGCCATCACGAGCGGTACGATCGAAATGAAGGACAATAAAGTGATTGTCCTGGCCGATTAG
- a CDS encoding alpha/beta hydrolase family protein, with amino-acid sequence MLARLFFVFTIGALSVVSAQKKPITHDDYDLWKRVADTKISDEGKLVVSTIELLTGRGDGHVQIYNTETGNTAIFDRGYETAISADENYVVFKRKPAYETIRKEKKDDVKKDKQSKDALFIYDVKNNRLHDSIPRVKAYQLPEKYEGWLVMEKHKELKEEKGKKDSTETKTDSISTQKKDTTKQKVNPAFKQDYALVYRFETKSKDTIHQIKEFTVPKNGNSFIYALKQEKEKEWDLGVYTYDVANGLRTPIDTTKYSYSNLAVDEKGNQFAYMSSADSTAVDSLKFELNYLNENKLTVLVDSAASRIQKGWVLGKDKAPFFSESGKRLYFGVKPEVSYDRDTTMLDDEIPQVDVWNWQDKLLQPEQKVREKELKEKAFLMYYDTSNESYVTIQGELLKEVAVDARKEEKFILGNTNDAYALERSWAFPWKWDIYVIDSYTGDQKLLLEGVTYNPEVLPNNAFAIYFDMDAQDWFSIDLSTTEKRNLTAGLAVAFHDEDDDHPSLPYPYGFGGFDEDGNPLVYDKFDIWKLTADNSKAPINITKNGRLENIEYRLLNLDPEEENLASYLDGRLLITSFDKTTKESGLYTLRKGKLIEKLRPSGYLISNYNKAKEADVFTFTRQNFQVFPDILVTTDGFESNKKITDLNPHEKDFKWGTVEQFQWTAYDGTPLDGLLYKPEDFDPSKKYPMITYFYEKRSDTYNRHVSPSPSRSTVNAAYLVSNDYIMFVPDIVYKDGQPGESAFNCIVSGVEAVEKLGYIDSANMAIQGQSWGGYQVAYLVTKTNKFKAAMAGAPVSNMTSAYGGIRWGSGRSRAVQYERTQTRIGKDLWEGLDLYLENSPLFGIPNIETPLLMMHNDEDGAVPYYQGIEMFMGMRRLQKPAWLLVYNKEAHNLTQIKNRQDLSIRMMQFFDHFLKGAPAPKWMNQGLPRIAKEKDLGYDLGED; translated from the coding sequence ATGCTTGCAAGACTGTTCTTCGTATTTACCATAGGTGCACTTTCCGTGGTATCCGCACAAAAAAAACCAATTACCCATGACGACTACGATTTATGGAAACGGGTCGCCGACACGAAAATATCGGATGAGGGAAAGCTTGTCGTTTCAACAATCGAATTGCTTACCGGAAGAGGAGATGGCCATGTACAGATTTACAACACCGAAACAGGGAACACTGCAATTTTTGACCGTGGGTATGAAACGGCGATTTCGGCAGATGAAAATTATGTGGTTTTCAAGCGAAAACCAGCCTACGAAACGATTCGGAAAGAAAAGAAAGACGATGTCAAAAAAGACAAGCAATCCAAAGATGCCCTATTCATCTACGATGTGAAAAATAACCGCCTCCACGATTCCATTCCAAGGGTGAAAGCCTATCAACTTCCGGAGAAATACGAAGGATGGTTGGTCATGGAAAAGCACAAGGAACTAAAGGAGGAAAAAGGGAAAAAAGACAGTACGGAAACCAAAACGGACTCCATTTCCACACAAAAAAAAGATACTACAAAGCAGAAAGTTAATCCTGCCTTTAAACAGGATTACGCCTTAGTATATCGATTTGAAACCAAAAGCAAGGACACCATCCATCAAATCAAGGAATTTACCGTTCCGAAAAACGGAAATTCCTTCATATACGCGCTAAAACAGGAAAAGGAGAAGGAATGGGATTTGGGCGTATATACCTACGATGTCGCTAACGGACTACGGACCCCCATCGATACGACGAAGTATTCTTATTCCAATTTGGCCGTAGATGAAAAGGGGAATCAGTTCGCCTATATGTCATCAGCAGACTCTACCGCTGTTGACTCCCTAAAGTTTGAACTCAATTACCTCAACGAAAATAAATTAACCGTATTGGTCGATAGTGCCGCTTCCCGCATCCAAAAAGGTTGGGTTCTGGGAAAGGATAAAGCCCCATTTTTCTCGGAAAGCGGGAAACGACTCTATTTTGGTGTAAAGCCAGAGGTGAGTTATGACCGTGATACAACGATGCTGGATGATGAAATACCACAGGTCGATGTCTGGAACTGGCAAGACAAATTGTTGCAGCCCGAACAAAAAGTGCGGGAGAAAGAACTGAAGGAAAAGGCTTTTCTCATGTATTATGATACTTCGAACGAATCGTACGTAACGATACAGGGAGAATTATTGAAAGAGGTAGCGGTAGATGCGCGAAAGGAAGAAAAATTTATCCTTGGGAATACCAATGATGCCTACGCCTTGGAAAGGTCTTGGGCCTTTCCTTGGAAATGGGATATCTATGTCATCGATTCCTATACTGGCGATCAAAAATTGCTGCTTGAAGGTGTCACCTATAACCCAGAGGTTTTGCCGAATAACGCTTTTGCCATTTATTTCGACATGGATGCCCAAGATTGGTTTTCAATAGATTTGAGCACGACCGAGAAAAGAAATCTCACTGCTGGTCTTGCGGTCGCTTTCCATGATGAAGATGATGACCATCCGTCCTTGCCCTATCCTTATGGGTTTGGGGGTTTTGATGAGGACGGGAATCCCCTGGTCTATGATAAATTCGATATTTGGAAGCTCACGGCAGACAATAGTAAAGCGCCCATCAATATAACTAAAAACGGCCGTTTGGAAAATATTGAATACCGCCTGTTGAACCTAGACCCCGAAGAAGAAAATCTTGCGTCTTATCTAGACGGTAGATTGCTGATCACCAGTTTCGACAAGACCACAAAAGAATCGGGATTGTATACCTTGCGTAAAGGCAAACTGATCGAAAAGCTAAGACCTTCGGGATATCTCATTTCGAATTACAACAAGGCAAAGGAAGCGGACGTATTTACCTTTACGCGACAGAATTTTCAAGTGTTTCCGGACATATTGGTTACAACGGACGGCTTTGAGAGTAATAAGAAAATCACGGATTTGAATCCGCATGAGAAAGACTTCAAATGGGGCACTGTAGAGCAGTTTCAATGGACCGCCTATGACGGAACACCTCTGGACGGGCTCCTATACAAACCGGAGGATTTCGACCCATCCAAAAAGTATCCCATGATTACCTACTTCTATGAAAAACGTTCCGATACCTACAACAGACATGTATCTCCCAGCCCAAGCAGGTCAACGGTGAACGCGGCGTATTTGGTGAGCAATGATTACATCATGTTTGTTCCGGATATAGTCTACAAGGACGGTCAACCAGGAGAAAGCGCTTTCAATTGCATTGTATCAGGGGTCGAAGCGGTAGAAAAGTTAGGCTATATCGATAGTGCGAACATGGCCATACAAGGGCAAAGCTGGGGCGGCTATCAGGTCGCCTATTTGGTGACCAAAACGAATAAGTTCAAGGCGGCCATGGCAGGAGCGCCCGTCAGTAATATGACCTCTGCTTATGGCGGCATACGTTGGGGTTCGGGTCGAAGCAGGGCAGTGCAATACGAGCGTACGCAAACCCGAATAGGCAAGGATTTATGGGAAGGGCTTGACCTTTACTTGGAAAACTCCCCATTGTTCGGCATTCCCAATATAGAAACGCCCCTCTTGATGATGCATAACGATGAGGATGGTGCCGTACCCTACTACCAAGGAATCGAGATGTTCATGGGGATGCGCAGGCTGCAAAAACCGGCTTGGCTCTTGGTGTACAATAAAGAAGCACATAATCTTACCCAAATCAAGAACCGACAGGATTTATCCATCCGGATGATGCAATTTTTCGACCACTTTCTAAAAGGCGCTCCCGCCCCAAAATGGATGAACCAAGGGCTGCCAAGAATTGCCAAAGAGAAGGATTTAGGGTACGACTTGGGTGAGGATTAA
- a CDS encoding GNAT family N-acetyltransferase produces MAISYTRATTEKELYQILDLQRQNMAEGLSRDELVKEGFITVGHTFAILKEMNDACPHIIAKDGDAVVGYALVMLRSFRNEIPVLRPMFDTADELLPENNYVAMGQICIAKSNRRLGIFKGMYQYYRQQLQNDYDCLFTEVATANQRSLQAHKAVGFEVLKTQITDGVSWELVNWDWTS; encoded by the coding sequence ATGGCTATTAGCTATACCAGAGCGACTACCGAAAAGGAGTTGTACCAGATATTGGACCTACAGCGACAAAATATGGCCGAGGGCCTTTCTCGGGATGAACTTGTAAAAGAAGGCTTTATTACCGTTGGCCATACCTTTGCCATTTTAAAGGAGATGAACGACGCGTGCCCACATATCATCGCGAAAGATGGTGATGCCGTGGTAGGGTATGCCTTGGTGATGTTGCGCAGTTTCAGGAACGAAATTCCCGTCTTACGGCCCATGTTCGATACCGCGGATGAATTATTGCCCGAAAATAACTATGTGGCCATGGGTCAAATCTGCATCGCAAAATCAAACCGCAGACTAGGAATTTTCAAAGGCATGTACCAGTATTATCGACAACAGCTACAGAATGATTACGATTGTTTATTCACTGAAGTGGCCACGGCGAACCAACGCTCCCTGCAAGCACATAAGGCCGTTGGTTTTGAAGTGTTGAAAACCCAAATCACCGATGGCGTTTCATGGGAACTGGTAAACTGGGATTGGACGTCTTAA
- a CDS encoding M61 family metallopeptidase produces the protein MKLFYSMIWLCATSVGFGQVNTYEISFENAVHHEAVITANFPDIPTDTLSVRMSRTSPGRYALHEFAKNVYNFKAFDGNGNPLTVIRPNPYEWKISGHDGLVRIRYTLFANRGDGTYSQVDETHAHLNIPATFMYAPQLRDREINVHFKSREDLGWKIATQLPEVSEGHYMAPNLAYFMDSPTELSAHHLREFEVPDTNGNKQIIRLALHHNSTEDETDTYFEKVKKVVLSEKEVYGELPTFDYGEYTFLACYIPNASGDGMEHRNSTILTSTRSLADGGMERNIGTVSHEFFHAWNVERIRPESLEPFDFEEANMSGALWFAEGFTSYYTGLILCRAGLISPEKYVEGLTGTFNYVWNSPARQFFNPIEMSFQAPFVDAATSVDPVNRENTFISYYSYGSTLGLALDLSLREKGLHLDDYMKLVWEIYGKTEKAYTIGDLHQTLNQYAGQVFGDTFFNTYIYKSGMPDYKKLLFSVGVALKQDSEIPYMGISVELDGDGNGLIKSNPRMGSPAYKADLDKGDVILAINDAPFPKTEKFEAFLRQFQVGDSLSIRFERYGIEKTTKVILEQDPAYTIFLAEKEDSMPPADVLQKRKQWLNIE, from the coding sequence ATGAAATTATTTTATTCAATGATATGGTTGTGTGCCACCAGCGTCGGTTTTGGCCAGGTCAATACGTATGAGATATCCTTTGAAAATGCCGTACACCATGAGGCGGTGATTACAGCTAATTTTCCTGACATCCCAACGGACACGCTATCGGTTCGGATGAGTAGGACTTCCCCAGGGCGGTATGCGCTTCATGAATTTGCCAAAAATGTATATAATTTTAAGGCTTTTGATGGTAATGGGAATCCATTAACCGTCATACGACCCAACCCCTATGAATGGAAGATCTCAGGGCATGATGGTTTGGTTCGAATCAGGTATACGCTATTTGCCAATCGTGGGGATGGCACCTATTCCCAAGTAGACGAAACACATGCGCATTTGAACATTCCCGCTACGTTTATGTATGCCCCACAATTACGGGACCGTGAAATAAATGTACACTTCAAGTCAAGGGAAGATCTTGGCTGGAAAATCGCCACACAACTGCCCGAGGTCTCGGAAGGTCATTATATGGCCCCCAATCTTGCTTACTTTATGGATTCCCCAACCGAGCTCAGCGCGCATCACCTTCGCGAATTTGAAGTGCCCGATACCAACGGAAATAAGCAGATTATTCGACTCGCTTTACACCACAACAGTACGGAAGATGAAACGGACACCTATTTCGAGAAAGTCAAAAAAGTGGTGTTGTCCGAAAAGGAAGTATACGGTGAGCTACCAACGTTTGATTATGGGGAATATACTTTTTTGGCCTGCTATATCCCGAATGCTTCCGGGGATGGCATGGAACATCGTAATTCCACTATTTTGACCAGTACCCGAAGTCTGGCCGATGGGGGAATGGAACGGAATATCGGAACGGTATCCCATGAATTTTTTCATGCGTGGAACGTTGAGCGCATTCGTCCCGAATCTTTGGAACCTTTTGATTTCGAGGAAGCCAATATGAGTGGGGCATTATGGTTTGCCGAAGGCTTTACCAGCTATTACACGGGCTTGATCCTATGTCGCGCCGGATTGATTTCTCCGGAGAAATATGTTGAAGGGCTTACGGGAACCTTTAATTACGTATGGAATTCCCCCGCAAGGCAATTCTTCAATCCCATCGAAATGAGCTTTCAGGCGCCCTTTGTCGATGCGGCCACTTCTGTTGATCCAGTGAATCGCGAGAACACTTTTATCTCCTATTATTCCTATGGCAGCACACTAGGATTGGCGTTAGACCTATCCTTACGCGAAAAGGGGCTGCATTTGGACGATTATATGAAATTGGTTTGGGAAATTTATGGAAAAACGGAAAAGGCCTACACCATTGGGGATTTGCACCAAACGCTGAACCAGTATGCGGGCCAGGTGTTCGGAGATACCTTTTTCAACACGTACATTTATAAAAGCGGTATGCCGGATTACAAGAAATTATTGTTCTCGGTCGGAGTTGCCCTTAAGCAGGATAGTGAGATACCGTATATGGGCATTTCGGTTGAACTGGATGGGGATGGCAATGGCCTGATCAAATCGAATCCACGGATGGGGAGTCCGGCTTATAAGGCAGACCTGGACAAAGGAGACGTTATCTTGGCCATCAACGATGCACCTTTTCCAAAGACGGAAAAATTCGAGGCTTTTCTAAGACAGTTTCAAGTCGGCGATAGCCTATCGATTCGCTTTGAAAGGTATGGCATTGAAAAAACCACAAAGGTGATTTTAGAACAAGATCCCGCCTACACCATATTCCTAGCGGAAAAAGAGGATTCCATGCCCCCCGCGGATGTATTGCAAAAAAGAAAGCAATGGCTTAACATCGAATAA
- a CDS encoding aminotransferase class I/II-fold pyridoxal phosphate-dependent enzyme, protein MAEFPKKLQRKLEERTENNTLRFLVSPEKGIDFSSNDYLGFSKNKSLSKRTTALLSERGITQNGATGSRLLSGNHELYSELEARIAETHKAESALIFNSGYDANLGFFGSVPRRGDVIFYDELAHASIRDGIRLSHAKSYKFKHNNLEDLKQGIERSRNELQRQENVEIYIVIESVYSMDGDSPDLEAFASFSIANHCYLVVDEAHAAGIFGSEGGGLVQQLDLEQKVFARIITYGKAFGSHGAAIVGSADLKTYLVNFARSFIYSTGLSPHSVATLVVAYKLMTGVEGKQQRKRLQENIRYFNLQLSELKLGSYFIPSQSAIHSCVVPGNDWVKSIADQLQNSGFAVRAILSPTVPTGQERLRFCLHSYDSKEDMTRVLSCLSKIIHEA, encoded by the coding sequence ATGGCAGAGTTCCCAAAAAAGCTACAACGGAAATTAGAGGAAAGGACTGAAAACAACACACTGCGCTTTTTGGTCTCACCGGAAAAGGGAATCGATTTTTCTTCGAACGATTACTTAGGCTTTTCGAAAAACAAGTCTCTTTCTAAACGAACCACAGCCTTGCTCTCCGAAAGGGGAATTACTCAAAATGGGGCTACGGGCTCCCGTTTGCTTTCGGGAAACCATGAATTATATTCCGAGCTGGAAGCGCGAATCGCGGAAACCCATAAGGCCGAATCGGCCTTGATCTTCAATTCGGGCTATGACGCCAATTTGGGTTTTTTTGGTTCCGTTCCCCGGCGCGGCGATGTCATTTTCTATGATGAGCTGGCACATGCGAGTATCCGGGATGGAATACGACTGAGCCATGCGAAAAGTTATAAATTCAAACATAATAATTTAGAAGATTTAAAACAGGGCATTGAGCGCAGCCGAAATGAATTACAGCGCCAAGAGAATGTTGAAATCTACATCGTCATCGAATCGGTCTATTCTATGGACGGCGATTCACCGGATTTAGAGGCTTTCGCTTCCTTTTCGATAGCGAACCACTGTTATTTGGTGGTTGATGAGGCCCACGCAGCAGGCATTTTTGGTTCAGAAGGAGGCGGACTAGTGCAACAACTCGATTTGGAACAAAAGGTATTTGCACGAATCATCACTTACGGGAAGGCCTTTGGCAGCCATGGCGCCGCTATTGTCGGCAGTGCCGACTTGAAAACCTATTTGGTGAATTTTGCCAGAAGTTTTATCTATTCCACAGGTCTTTCGCCCCATTCCGTTGCGACACTGGTGGTCGCGTACAAGCTGATGACGGGAGTGGAGGGTAAGCAACAACGAAAACGATTGCAAGAAAATATCCGTTATTTTAACCTCCAGCTGTCCGAATTGAAGCTCGGGTCTTATTTCATTCCCAGTCAATCGGCTATTCACTCCTGTGTTGTGCCGGGAAACGATTGGGTGAAATCCATTGCGGACCAGTTACAAAATTCAGGTTTTGCCGTGCGGGCGATACTTTCACCAACAGTACCGACGGGCCAGGAAAGGTTGCGATTTTGTTTGCATTCTTACGATTCGAAAGAAGACATGACCAGAGTCTTATCTTGTTTATCCAAAATCATTCACGAAGCATGA
- a CDS encoding DUF2007 domain-containing protein codes for MSQTFYTIATFEYPADVQILKGRLESEGIPVFLRDENTINSDPLISAAIGGVKLQVYFSDKDRAIAIYDEVRAYAQDDFGNPIVCPNCKAKKSEVYYGRKGIFNKLFPFFEKRKYKCLNCGIITNPM; via the coding sequence ATGAGCCAAACTTTCTACACGATTGCGACATTTGAATACCCTGCGGATGTACAGATACTAAAAGGCCGATTGGAGTCTGAGGGAATTCCGGTTTTTCTGAGGGATGAGAACACCATCAATTCCGACCCTTTGATTAGCGCGGCAATCGGTGGGGTGAAGCTCCAAGTTTATTTTAGTGACAAGGATAGGGCTATTGCCATTTACGACGAGGTAAGGGCGTATGCCCAGGATGATTTCGGAAATCCGATTGTTTGCCCAAACTGCAAGGCGAAAAAATCGGAAGTATATTACGGGAGAAAGGGTATTTTCAATAAACTATTCCCCTTTTTCGAAAAAAGAAAATACAAATGCCTAAATTGTGGTATAATCACTAACCCCATGTAG
- the bioD gene encoding dethiobiotin synthase, protein MKRIFVTGISTEVGKTMASAIIAEALEADYWKPIQAGELENTDSHKVAELISNAKTKIHKSAFELTSPMSPHAAAEVDAVEIVAHKIQEPETENHLVIEGAGGLLVPLNAEDTILDMIMPNYQVVVVSRHYLGSINHTLLTINWLQMKGYDVALIFSGDKNPHIENIILHKTGVSLIGRIEEEASFDKATIKKYADLFKGVLETL, encoded by the coding sequence ATGAAGCGAATATTCGTCACAGGAATATCAACAGAAGTAGGCAAGACCATGGCGTCGGCCATAATTGCAGAGGCCCTGGAGGCCGATTATTGGAAGCCCATTCAGGCGGGCGAACTTGAGAACACTGATAGCCATAAAGTGGCTGAACTGATTTCAAATGCCAAGACCAAAATACACAAAAGTGCTTTTGAGCTGACCAGCCCTATGAGTCCGCATGCGGCGGCCGAAGTAGACGCCGTCGAAATCGTGGCCCATAAAATACAGGAGCCTGAGACCGAGAACCATTTGGTCATCGAAGGAGCCGGTGGCTTATTGGTGCCCTTGAATGCCGAGGATACGATTCTCGATATGATTATGCCCAACTATCAAGTTGTGGTGGTTTCGCGGCATTATCTAGGCAGTATCAACCATACCTTGCTGACCATTAATTGGTTGCAGATGAAGGGATACGATGTCGCCCTGATTTTCAGTGGTGATAAGAATCCGCATATCGAGAATATTATCCTCCACAAAACCGGGGTTTCATTGATCGGTAGAATCGAGGAGGAGGCCAGCTTTGACAAGGCGACCATTAAAAAGTATGCCGATTTGTTCAAAGGGGTTTTGGAGACACTTTAA
- the bioA gene encoding adenosylmethionine--8-amino-7-oxononanoate transaminase, which translates to MKNLSERDQVHVWHPLTQHKLHPRMLAVVKAKGALLFDEDGKEYVDGISSWYTSVYGHCNDFILEKVYAQMQRLDQVVFSGFTHEPAVRLSEELMKILPENQSKLFFSDNGSTAVEVGIKMALQFHFNQGEQRKVLLAFEEGFHGDTFGAMSVSGLSVYNGPFEEFFLDVERIPVPSPDNIETTLAHLENRLQQNDIAGFVYEPLVQGAAAMQMHDAEGLNRILKLLKAHAVVTIADEVMTGFGKTGKYFSSDHIETKPDVICLSKALTAGLLPMAITTCSQHIYDAFYSDDIGKGLFHAHTYTANPLACAAALAGLELLQSGAMQNNIARIQASHQKFDLEISTHPKVARTRQCGVIYALDLDVQMERYGNLRDKLFNHFMGEGVFLRPLGNTIYILAPYITTDEQLQKIYGAIQSAVDIV; encoded by the coding sequence TTGAAAAACCTTTCCGAAAGAGATCAAGTACATGTTTGGCACCCGTTGACGCAACACAAGCTGCATCCAAGAATGTTGGCGGTGGTGAAGGCCAAAGGGGCACTCCTTTTTGACGAGGACGGAAAGGAATACGTAGACGGAATTTCCTCTTGGTACACCAGTGTTTACGGCCATTGCAATGATTTTATACTAGAAAAAGTGTATGCGCAAATGCAACGCTTAGATCAGGTGGTATTTAGCGGCTTTACGCATGAACCCGCCGTACGTCTTTCGGAGGAATTGATGAAAATCCTACCTGAAAACCAATCGAAGTTGTTTTTTTCCGATAATGGATCAACGGCGGTAGAGGTGGGGATTAAAATGGCCCTGCAGTTCCATTTTAACCAAGGGGAACAACGAAAGGTATTATTGGCTTTTGAAGAGGGTTTTCATGGCGATACGTTCGGGGCCATGTCCGTTTCCGGACTGTCGGTCTACAACGGGCCGTTCGAGGAGTTTTTTTTGGATGTGGAACGCATTCCCGTGCCGTCACCTGACAACATCGAAACCACCTTGGCGCATTTGGAAAACAGGCTGCAACAAAACGATATCGCAGGCTTTGTGTACGAACCTTTGGTGCAGGGTGCCGCCGCCATGCAAATGCACGATGCAGAGGGATTGAATCGTATTTTAAAATTGTTGAAAGCACATGCCGTGGTGACCATAGCCGATGAGGTGATGACCGGCTTTGGAAAAACGGGCAAGTACTTCTCCTCCGACCATATTGAAACCAAACCTGATGTCATTTGTCTTTCCAAGGCGTTGACGGCCGGACTTTTACCAATGGCCATCACCACCTGCTCCCAACATATTTACGATGCGTTTTACAGTGATGATATCGGGAAGGGACTCTTTCATGCGCATACCTACACCGCCAATCCGTTGGCCTGTGCGGCTGCTTTGGCAGGGTTGGAATTGTTGCAGTCGGGAGCAATGCAAAACAACATCGCGCGGATTCAGGCATCACATCAAAAATTTGATTTGGAGATCAGCACACACCCGAAAGTGGCACGTACGCGGCAGTGTGGTGTTATTTATGCCTTGGACCTCGATGTGCAAATGGAACGGTATGGGAATCTGCGCGACAAACTTTTCAATCATTTTATGGGCGAGGGCGTCTTTTTAAGACCCTTGGGGAACACCATTTATATTCTGGCGCCCTATATTACGACGGACGAACAATTACAGAAAATCTACGGTGCTATTCAAAGTGCAGTGGATATAGTATAA